The Actinomycetes bacterium nucleotide sequence GAAGGTCAGCGGCTCCAGCTTGTCGTCCCGGGCCTCCAGGAACAGCCGGCGCAGCGACTCTTTGGTGATCGGCCGGCCGCCCAGGCCGGCGATCACCGTGTAGCCGCGGATGCGGATCCCGGACAGCGCCATCCGGACGTTGGCCGCGACGATCCCGCCGATGCCCACGGCCAGGGCCTTCTCCAGGACGACGACCCGATCGGCCTGGTCGAGCACCTCACGGACCGCCTCCAGCGGGAACGGCCGGAACGACGTGATGCCGAGGACGCCGATCCGCAGGTGCTGCTCGCGCAGCTCGTCCACGACGTCCTTGATGGTGCCGAGAACCGAGCCGAGCGCGACCACGATGGTCTCGGCGTCCTGGCAGCGGTAGGGGCGGATCAGCCCGCCGGACTTGCGGCCGAACTCGCGCTCGAACTCCTCGGCGATGGTCGGGATCCGCTCCAGGGCCTGCATCTGCTTGGCGTGCGCCAGGTAGCGCACCTCCATGAACGCCTCGGGCCCCACCATGGCGCCGATCGAGATCGGCTCGTCGGGGTCGAGGACCTGCCGGGGGTGGTACGGCGGCAGGAACTCGTCGACCTGCTCCTGCGAGGGGATGTCCACCCGGTCCACGGCGTGGGTGAGGATGAAGCCGTCCATGCACACCATGACGGGCAGCGAGAGCTCCTCGGCCAGCTTGAACGCCTGGATGTGCAGGTCCAGCGCCTCCTGGTTGGTCTCGGCGTACAGCTGGATCCAGCCGGAGTCCCTCTGGCTCATCGAGTCGCTGTGGTCGTTCCAGATGTTGATCGGCGCGCCGATGGCCCGGTTGGCCACGGTCATGACGATCGGCAGCCCGAGGCCGGACGCGTTGTAGACCGCCTCGACCATGAACAGCAGCCCTTGGCTGGCGGTGGCCGTGTAGGCGCGGGCGCCGGCCGCCGAGGCGCCGATGGCCACCGACATCGCGGCGAACTCGGACTCAACGTTGACGAACTCGCACGGGGTCAGCTCGCCGGACTTCACCTTGGCGCTGAGCGCCTCGACGATGTGCGTCTGCGGCGAGATCGGGTAGGCGCAGATCACCTCCGGCCGGGACAGTGCGACGGCGTCAGCGACGGCCTTCGAGCCCTCAACCTGCTTGAGCATTGGCCAGCTCCTGGATCTCGTTCTTCACGTACTCGTAGGCCTCGACGGCGCCGGCCACGTTGCCGTCGGCCAGCGCGCCGGTGAACCGTTCCCGGATCGCGGCGGCCACCGCGCCGAAGGACACCAGGCTGGTGATGGCGGCGAACCCGCCGAGCAGCACCGCGCCGGGCAGCGGGCGTCCCATGTGCTTCATGGCCAGCTCGGTGGCGGGCACCGTGAGCAGCCGGTCACGCCGGAAGCCCTGAACGAACTCGGCCAGCCCCAGCTCGTCGAAGCTGCGGCTGGAGTTGATCAGCATGTAGCCGTCGGGCTGCAGTCCGCTGAACACGTCCACCTGCTGCAGCAGGGTGGGGTCCTGCACGATCAGCGCATCCGGCTGCATGATCGGTTCGCGGACCCGGATCTCGTGGTCGTCGATGCGGCAGAACGAGACGACCGGCGCACCGGTTCGCTCCGAGCCGAAGCTCGGGAAGGCCTGGGCGTGCTGGCCCTGGATGAACGCGGCGACCGAGAGCAGCTCCGCTGCTGTCACCACGCCCTGGCCACCACGTCCGTGGATGCGGACCTGGAACATGCGGCGTCCTCCTCCGGTCGCCCGGCTCCGGGCGCCGCTTCTCTGTCTACCTCAGGGGCGTCCCCAGACGGACAGGCCAGAAGTCCCCATTGGTTGAGAACTTGACCATGTTCAGTCGGCTAGCGCGCGCCGGAGCGGTACCAGGAGGCCAGCCGCTCGAAGCCCTCGTCCAGGCTCACCGTGGGCTGCCAGCCGAGCGCCTCCCGGGTGCGCCGCTGGTCGAACCAGTGCGCGGTGGCCAGCTGCTCGGCGAGGAACCGGGTCATCGGCGGCTCGTCGGTGCGGCGCAGCAGCCGCCAGGCCGCCTCCGCGGCAGCACCGGCCGCGCGGGCGACGGGGAACGGCACCGATCGCCGCGGCGCCGGGACCCCCGCGGCTGCGCAGATGCGGGCCACTGTCTCCCGGACCGTCCTCGGTTCGCCGTTGGAGACGACCAGGGCCTGCCCGTGCGCGTCGTCCGCTCGGTCCAGCCCGGCCACGATCGCGGCGACCGCGTTGTCCAGGTAGGTCGTGTCGATCAGCGCGGTCCCGCCGCCGACCAGGGCCAGCCGGCCCCGCCGGGCCCGCTCCACGATCGGCCCCACGAGCTGGGTGTCGCCGGGGCCCCACACCAGGTGCGGCCGGACGGCGACCACGGCGAAGCCGGGCGCGTCGGCGGCCAGGGCGAGTCGCTCGGCCCTGGCCTTGCTCCGGGCGTACGGTCCGCGGGCGTGCTCCGGGTCGGCCGGGCCCGCGGGCGCACCGACGAGCGAACGGCCCGCGTGCGCCACCGAGGGCGACGACACTTGGACGAACCGACTCGCCCCGGCTCCGCGGGCGGCCTCGACCACGTGCGCGGTGCCCCGCACGTTGGCCGCCTCGAACAGCGCCCAGGCACCGGTCATCGACACCCGGGCCGCCAGGTGCACGACGGCGTCGACGCGCGCGGCGGCCCCCCGCACGGCGTCCGCGTCGGTGACGTCGCCGAGCACCTCCCGAACGGGCAGGCCGGACGGCCGCCGCTGGAACACGGTGACATCGTCCCCGCGCTCGGCCAGCGCGCGGGCCACGCCGCCGCCCAGCAGGCCGCTGGCCCCGGTGACCAGGACCCTCACGGCCGCCCGGCCCGGCTCCCGGCGAGCACTCGCTCGGCCCAGGCCGCCACCCGCACGCGGTCGATCTTGGAGTTGTGCCGGATGTCCACCGGCAGGCCAGGGACGGCGAGGACGGCGGCCACCGGCACCGACACCGCGGCCCGCACCGCGTCCGCGAGCGGGCCAACGACGAGCGGCCCGTCGGCTCGGCGTTCGGCCGGCCCGGCCCGCTCGACAACAACCACCACCTGCTGGGCCCCGGTCGGCCCGACCCCGACGGCGGCCGCCCGGGCCACGCCGTCGACGCTCTCCGTCTGCCGCTCCACGCCGACCGGCGTCACCACGCCGTCCGCCGTCGGGATGACGTGCCCCAGCCGGCCCTCGACCCACAGCCAGCCGTGCTCGTCGAGGTGGCCGACGTCACCGGTGCGGTGCCACTCGCCGTCCCGGCTGTCCTGCTCGGTGAACCAGAGCCGGTCGTAGTGGTCCTTCAGGTGGTCGGCGGCGACGCAGATCTCACCGGTCACCCCGGCCTCGCTGGTGAGCGGTCCGGTCGCCGCGCCGTCCGGCCCGAGGGGGGAGAGCGCGACCCGGACGCCGGAGACCGGCAGCCCGACGCAGACCCCGTTCCCCGGCCCGGCCGCCTCGATCATGGCCAGGTCGACGTCGGTGACCGGCAGCGCCTCGGTCATCCCGTAGGGGGTGTGTGCCTGAGCCGCCGGCATGAGGGCCAGTGCCGAGCGCAGCAGGTCCGCCGGCACGGGGGCCCCGAAGGAGAGCAGCAGCCGGGTCCCGGCTAGCGCTCGGCGCTGCCGGTCGTCGAGGTCCCCGGCGGTGGCCACCACGTTGACCAGCGCGGCGGGCGAGGCGATGGCCACGGTGGCGTCGACGGCCGCGACGGCGTCCGCCAGAGCGCGCGCGGTGAGCGTGGCCGGCCGGGTGACGTCCATCTCGGGCGCGATCGAGGTGACCCCCAGCGCCGGGCCGAACAGCGCGAACGGCGCGAAGGCGGACGCGATGCTGTCCGCGGCCGTGATCGCGTAGGTGCGCACGAGTGCGTCGCGCTGCGCCTCCAGCTGACGGTGCCGGTAGACCACCCCCTTGGCCGGCCCGGTGGCCCCCGAGGTGAACACGACGATGGCGTCGTCGTCCGGCCCCGGCCACGGGGGAGGCGGTGCCCCCTCGCCGAGCCGGGCGATGTCGGCCAGCGACAGCGCGGCGCCGAGCACCCGCAGCTGGGCCCGTGAGGTGGGCCCCGCGACCACGGCCCGGCCCGGCCAGCGCAGCGCCCGCGCGGCGGCCAGCGCCTTCGGCACGCCGATCAGGTGGTCCGGCCCGGCGCCCCGCAGGGCCCGGCCGATGCCCCTGGCGCCCAGCCCCGCGTCGGCCACCACGGGCACCGCGCCGACCCGCCAGCACGCGTACAGCGCCGCGGTCAGGTCTGCCCCCGGGGGCACCAGCAGCGCCACCCGGTCACCGGGGGCGATCCCGGCCGTGCCGAACCCGGCGGCCAGCCGTTCCACGGTCCCGGCCAGCGTCGACCAGCTGATCACCCGCGGGTGGGCGCCCTGCTCGACCAGCGCCGGCGCGGGGTCGGCCAGGCGCTCGGCCAGCGCAGCACCCATGGGGCGGCGGGCCACCGGGTCCGCAGCCGCCGGGGCCGCCGGACGCCGTTCGCCCAGCGACTCGACCCAGGCCCGGACCGCACCGGCGGCCCGGGGGTCCTCGGTGACCAGGTGGCTCGAACCCTCGAAGCGGTGCACGTCGGCGTGCGGCAGCCGCGCGAGGAGGTCGCGCAGGTAGCGGTCGGCGAAGACCGGGTCCTCCGGTCCCCACAGCAGCAGCGCCGGCCGGTCGGCCAGCTCGCCCAGCCGGTTCGCCACGTCGTCCAGGGCCGCGGCGCTGGGGTGCTCGGGGGCCAGCGGGATGTCCGCGACGAACGCACCGATGGCGGCGCGCCGCGCGGCCGAGCCGTACGGCGCCGCGAAGCCGGCCCGGACACCTGGGCTGAGCGGGGGCTCGGCCATGGCCAGCGCCCCGCGCAGGAAGGTCGGGGTGGTCACGCACGCGGTCCGCAGGACCCCGGGGGTGCGGGCCAGCCGGATCAGCGACGGGGCGGCCGCCCCGGCCGGCTGGTGGACGGCGGTGTTCGCGAGCACCATCCCGGCGACCTGCTCGCGGTGCGCGAGCGCCCAGCCGAGCGAGACCGGGCCGCCCCAGTCGTGGGCGACCGTGACCACCGGGCCGGTGAGGCCCAGCGCGTCGCTCACCCGGCCCAGGTCGTCGACGCGCCGGGCCAGCCCGCGGACCGTGCCGGTGCGCTCGGAGAAGCCCATGTCCAGCTGGTCCACGGCGACCACCCGCCACCCGGCGGGCGGCGCCGCGAGCACCCGGCGCCACAGGTAAGACCAGGTCGGGTTGCCGTGCACGCACAGCAGGGTGCCGACCGGGTCGGCGACCTGGTTGTCCAGCAGGTGCCAGGTGCGCCGGACGCCGTCCGCGTCGACGGCCTCGACCAGCCGCGACCAGGCGGGGTCGAGCTCGGCGAGCCCCGGCGGGGGCAGCAGGGCGGGCTGGCCCGTGGTGGCGGCCGGCCCCGCGGTCACCAGTGGATCTCGGTGCACGAGGTGTTGAGGCCGGAGCCGATGCCCATGGTGAGGACCCGGTCGCCGGGGGAGAGCTGGGCCGCCTGGGTGGCGAGGGTGAACGGCACCGACGCGGGGCCCATGTTGCCCAGGGTCGGGTAGGTGAGCGGCACGTGGTCGGGGTCAATCCCGAGGCGGGCGCAGAGCAGGCTGGTGTGCACCTGAGACACCTGGTGCATGACGTAGCAGTCCATGCCCTGCCAGTCGAACTCCTCCTTGGCCTCCAGCCAGGCCTCCTCGCCCAGGTTGAGGCCGGCGTCCAGCAGCGCCTTGGTGTCGGTCGTCATCTTCTCGAGGCTGCCGACGCACAGGGTGTGGTGCTCGGTCGCGGCCCTGGCCACGCCGCCGATGAGCCGGTGCCCGTCGGAGTGGCGGTCGGCCCGACCCAGCACCATGGCGGCCGCCCCCGAGCCCAGGGTGAGGGTGGCGAACTCGGCGAAGACGTCGGCCACGGTGGTCTCCTCGCGGGCCAGCCGGGCCAGGGTCGCCTCCTGCGGCTGCCGGCTGCCCTCGCCGTCCACGATCAGGGCGTAGTCGATCTGCCCTGCGTCGATCATGGTCCCGGCCAGGTGCATGCCGTTGACGAACCCGAGGCAGGCGTTGGCCAGGTCGAAGTTCAGGCAGGACGACGGCAGCCCGAGCTGGTGGTGGACCGCGACGGCGGCGGACGGCTCGAGGTTCTCCCGGGACACCGAGGTGTCGATGAGCAGCCCGATCTGCCCGGGCTCGACGCCGGACTCGGCGAGCGCCTTCGCGCCGGCCAAGGTGGCCGCGTCGGTGAACGACACGCCCTCGGGCCACCAGCGACGCTCCCGGATCCCGGCCACCGACTCCAGCAGCCCGGGCCGCAGCCCCAGCCGCTCGTAGGTGGCGGAGAGCCGCTCGTCGAACTCGGCCGAGGTCACCACCTCGGGGGCATCGACGGCGGCGACGGAGACGATGACGGTGTTCGTGTGTCGGTAGACGGCGTTGCCCCGCATGGGAGTCCTCTCGGGCCGGGGGCAGCCATGTCCCTGCACACGGTTCCAGGCCCCTGCTGCTTCCAGTGTCCCCCATGCCGGCCGATGCCAGCGACCGCGGTCCGGGGGTCCGGCGCAGGTCAGCCGCGCGCCCGCCAGCGGGCCAGCAGCTCGGTCTCCCGGGCCGGGGTCAGGCCGACGCCGTCGCGGGTCGGCTGGTCCGCGGCGCGGGCCCAGGCCAGGGTGTCGCGCACCGTGTCGGCCAGCGGGCGCGGCGCCAGGCCGCTGGCGTACGCCGCCGAGGGGTCCACCGCGTTGGCCCAGCGACCAGGGTCCCCGCCCGGCCAGAGGGGCAGCGAGCCGCCGTCCTCGCCGGCGTCCAGCAGGAACGCCTCGTCGACCCAGGTGAGGGACGTCCCCGCGGGTGCCACCGCGTCGCCCACCGCGGCCAGCAGGTCGCCGAAGCCGTGCGGCGGCCGCGGGCTGGCCGCGTGGAACGCCCCGGTGGCTCGGCGCTCCACGAGGTCGAGCATCCAGGTGGTCATGTCCCGCCCGTCGATCACCTGGATCGGCAGGTCCGGTGCGCCAGGGGCCAGCACTCGTCCGCCGCCTGCCATCCGCAGCACCCACCAGGTGAACCGGCCGGTCGTGTCGTACGGCCCCACCACGTACGTCGGGCGCACGACGAGCAGCCCGTCGGTGAACAGCTCGGCGGCGGCCAGCTCGCAGGAGACCTTGAGCCGCCCGTACGACTCGGCCGTGATCTGGTCGACGTCGTCGGCGGCCGGCTCCAGGAGCGGGGAGCCCTCCACCGTGCCCGGGCCGGCCGGGTCGGCGTACGCCGAGATCGACGAGACGTAGGTGTAGCGGCTGCCACGGCCGTCGAGCGCCGCCGCGAGCGAGCGCACCTGCCGCGAGAAGTAGGCGCTGATGTCGACGGTCGCGTCCCACCGGCCGCCCGCGAGCACCCCCAGGTCGCCGTCGCGGTCGGTGTGCCGGTGCTCGGCTTGCGGGAACAGGTCCTCGCCGCTGGCCCCGCGGTGCAGCAGTGTCACCTCGTGCCCTCGTCCGAGCGCGGCCTCGACGAACAGCCGGCCGATGAAGCGGGTTCCTCCGGCCACCAGGATGCGCATCCGGGCGACGCTACTGCGGCCTTCCGTCCCTTGCCACTGGCGGGTGCGCGGGATGGACTGGAGGGGTCGGTGGAGGTGTGGCCATGCACATCATTGACGCGTCGTCGGCCGTGCGGACCCGCTACTGGCACCGCCTCGGGGACGGTCGCATCCAGTGCGACGTGTGCCCGCGGGCCTGCCGCCTGCACGAGGGACAGCGCGGGCTGTGCTTCGTGCGCGCCCGCCAGGGCGACGCCATCGTGCTGACCACCTACGGCCGCAGCAGCGGCTACTGCGTCGACCCGATCGAGAAGAAGCCGCTCAACCACTTCCTGCCCGGCACCGCGGTGCTGTCCTTCGGCACGGCTGGCTGCAACCTGACCTGCCGGTTCTGCCAGAACTGGGACATCTCCAAGTCCCGCGAGATGGACACCCTCGCCGACTCGGCATCCCCCGCGACCATCGCGCGCGCGGCCCAGGACCTCGGTTGCCGCAGCGTCGCCTTCACG carries:
- a CDS encoding transketolase C-terminal domain-containing protein yields the protein MLKQVEGSKAVADAVALSRPEVICAYPISPQTHIVEALSAKVKSGELTPCEFVNVESEFAAMSVAIGASAAGARAYTATASQGLLFMVEAVYNASGLGLPIVMTVANRAIGAPINIWNDHSDSMSQRDSGWIQLYAETNQEALDLHIQAFKLAEELSLPVMVCMDGFILTHAVDRVDIPSQEQVDEFLPPYHPRQVLDPDEPISIGAMVGPEAFMEVRYLAHAKQMQALERIPTIAEEFEREFGRKSGGLIRPYRCQDAETIVVALGSVLGTIKDVVDELREQHLRIGVLGITSFRPFPLEAVREVLDQADRVVVLEKALAVGIGGIVAANVRMALSGIRIRGYTVIAGLGGRPITKESLRRLFLEARDDKLEPLTFLDLDHELVEAELQRTRESRRSGPSAENILRDVGAVSARIGW
- a CDS encoding 2-oxoacid:acceptor oxidoreductase family protein, which translates into the protein MFQVRIHGRGGQGVVTAAELLSVAAFIQGQHAQAFPSFGSERTGAPVVSFCRIDDHEIRVREPIMQPDALIVQDPTLLQQVDVFSGLQPDGYMLINSSRSFDELGLAEFVQGFRRDRLLTVPATELAMKHMGRPLPGAVLLGGFAAITSLVSFGAVAAAIRERFTGALADGNVAGAVEAYEYVKNEIQELANAQAG
- a CDS encoding NAD-dependent epimerase/dehydratase family protein, with protein sequence MRVLVTGASGLLGGGVARALAERGDDVTVFQRRPSGLPVREVLGDVTDADAVRGAAARVDAVVHLAARVSMTGAWALFEAANVRGTAHVVEAARGAGASRFVQVSSPSVAHAGRSLVGAPAGPADPEHARGPYARSKARAERLALAADAPGFAVVAVRPHLVWGPGDTQLVGPIVERARRGRLALVGGGTALIDTTYLDNAVAAIVAGLDRADDAHGQALVVSNGEPRTVRETVARICAAAGVPAPRRSVPFPVARAAGAAAEAAWRLLRRTDEPPMTRFLAEQLATAHWFDQRRTREALGWQPTVSLDEGFERLASWYRSGAR
- a CDS encoding alpha/beta fold hydrolase, translating into MTAGPAATTGQPALLPPPGLAELDPAWSRLVEAVDADGVRRTWHLLDNQVADPVGTLLCVHGNPTWSYLWRRVLAAPPAGWRVVAVDQLDMGFSERTGTVRGLARRVDDLGRVSDALGLTGPVVTVAHDWGGPVSLGWALAHREQVAGMVLANTAVHQPAGAAAPSLIRLARTPGVLRTACVTTPTFLRGALAMAEPPLSPGVRAGFAAPYGSAARRAAIGAFVADIPLAPEHPSAAALDDVANRLGELADRPALLLWGPEDPVFADRYLRDLLARLPHADVHRFEGSSHLVTEDPRAAGAVRAWVESLGERRPAAPAAADPVARRPMGAALAERLADPAPALVEQGAHPRVISWSTLAGTVERLAAGFGTAGIAPGDRVALLVPPGADLTAALYACWRVGAVPVVADAGLGARGIGRALRGAGPDHLIGVPKALAAARALRWPGRAVVAGPTSRAQLRVLGAALSLADIARLGEGAPPPPWPGPDDDAIVVFTSGATGPAKGVVYRHRQLEAQRDALVRTYAITAADSIASAFAPFALFGPALGVTSIAPEMDVTRPATLTARALADAVAAVDATVAIASPAALVNVVATAGDLDDRQRRALAGTRLLLSFGAPVPADLLRSALALMPAAQAHTPYGMTEALPVTDVDLAMIEAAGPGNGVCVGLPVSGVRVALSPLGPDGAATGPLTSEAGVTGEICVAADHLKDHYDRLWFTEQDSRDGEWHRTGDVGHLDEHGWLWVEGRLGHVIPTADGVVTPVGVERQTESVDGVARAAAVGVGPTGAQQVVVVVERAGPAERRADGPLVVGPLADAVRAAVSVPVAAVLAVPGLPVDIRHNSKIDRVRVAAWAERVLAGSRAGRP
- a CDS encoding 3-oxoacyl-ACP synthase III — protein: MRGNAVYRHTNTVIVSVAAVDAPEVVTSAEFDERLSATYERLGLRPGLLESVAGIRERRWWPEGVSFTDAATLAGAKALAESGVEPGQIGLLIDTSVSRENLEPSAAVAVHHQLGLPSSCLNFDLANACLGFVNGMHLAGTMIDAGQIDYALIVDGEGSRQPQEATLARLAREETTVADVFAEFATLTLGSGAAAMVLGRADRHSDGHRLIGGVARAATEHHTLCVGSLEKMTTDTKALLDAGLNLGEEAWLEAKEEFDWQGMDCYVMHQVSQVHTSLLCARLGIDPDHVPLTYPTLGNMGPASVPFTLATQAAQLSPGDRVLTMGIGSGLNTSCTEIHW
- a CDS encoding NAD-dependent epimerase/dehydratase family protein, with amino-acid sequence MRILVAGGTRFIGRLFVEAALGRGHEVTLLHRGASGEDLFPQAEHRHTDRDGDLGVLAGGRWDATVDISAYFSRQVRSLAAALDGRGSRYTYVSSISAYADPAGPGTVEGSPLLEPAADDVDQITAESYGRLKVSCELAAAELFTDGLLVVRPTYVVGPYDTTGRFTWWVLRMAGGGRVLAPGAPDLPIQVIDGRDMTTWMLDLVERRATGAFHAASPRPPHGFGDLLAAVGDAVAPAGTSLTWVDEAFLLDAGEDGGSLPLWPGGDPGRWANAVDPSAAYASGLAPRPLADTVRDTLAWARAADQPTRDGVGLTPARETELLARWRARG